The DNA segment CTATAACCCTGGATTCAACTGCATATTCAGGAATGGATGAAGTTAAAAATATATTTAATATCTAATTTTTTAACGAAAATCGAAAAAACCAAAGCGACTGTAGTTTTTTCAGGCTTCTGATTTTGATAATCTGCCGACTGAGTCTGTCATTGCTTTTTTTGCACGTTCGTCAGTTTCGCGGTCAAGAGCGCTTTTAAGGGATTCGTATGCCGGATTTCCACCTGTAACTCCGAGGGAGACGGCAGTGATTCTTCTTACGTACTCGTTTTCATCAGAAAGAAGCGGGATTAAAGGTGCGGAAAGTTTTTCTTCCCCAAAAAATCCCAGGCTTTTTGCCGCCATGTACCTTACATGGTCTTTGTTGTCATTCAGTTTTTTTACCAGAGGTATTACAGCCCTTTCGTCTTTTATAAGGCCGAGCGCCTCTGCCGCCCTGTACCTGATTTTCCATTCGGGGTTGTCCAGAAGGCTTAACAGCTGCGGTACGGCTTTCGGTCCTGATTCCACAAGA comes from the Methanomicrobium sp. W14 genome and includes:
- a CDS encoding HEAT repeat domain-containing protein, coding for MMPEDKISRNISSLYSTDKKTREEATKNLVESGPKAVPQLLSLLDNPEWKIRYRAAEALGLIKDERAVIPLVKKLNDNKDHVRYMAAKSLGFFGEEKLSAPLIPLLSDENEYVRRITAVSLGVTGGNPAYESLKSALDRETDERAKKAMTDSVGRLSKSEA